The Alysiella filiformis sequence ATTTGGCTTATCGTTGGGTACACAAATTTTTCCCTGTGTTTCCGCGTTTGCATGGACACCATTTTTTCTTGAACGCGGCAGAATTGCAACAAGCGCGTGAAGCCCACCCCGATGTGAAACTGGAATTGGCTGGCGAAGATGTGCATCACCCTGAAAACAGCCACCCTACCCCAATGAAGGCAGGTCAATGGGTTGCGACACCTTTGTTTTTGTGCTTGGCGGTGATTGAATTGTCTGATGTGATGTTTGCGTTTGACAGCGTGCCTGCTGTGATTGCGGTTTCCAAAGAGCCATTGATTGTGTACAGCGCAATGATGTTTGCGATTTTGGGTTTGCGAACTTTGTATTTTGTGCTGGAAGCCTTAAAAGGCTATTTGGTGCATTTGGAAAAGGCGGTCATTGTGTTGCTGTTTTTCATTGCATTTAAGCTGGGTTTGGCGGCAACCAATCATTTGTTTCATCATGGGTTTGAAATTTCGCCCAATGCGTCTTTGGTGGTGGTGGCGGTGGTGTTGATTTTGGGCGTGGTGGCATCGTTTGTCTTCCCCGAAAAAAACGACAACCAACCGAATTCATCTGAATAATATTGAAAATCTTTTTTCAGGCAGCCTGAAAAAATGGGTAAGCTGCCTGAAAATGCACGGCAAAATGCGTTTTCAGGCGGCTTTTTTCTTCACAATCAAACAGGGAGTATTGATTTATGGCAGTAACATTAAGCAAAGGTCAAAATGTTTCTTTGAGCAAAACCGACCCCTTGTTGAAACACATTTTAATCGGCTTGGGCTGGGACGCGCGCAGCAGCGATGGTCAGGCATTTGATTTGGACGCGAGCGTGTTCATGACCAATGAACAGGGCAAAGTGCCATCTGATGAATGTTTTGTGTTTTACAATCAACTGGTTTCGCCATGCGCTTCGGTGCAACACACGGGCGACAATTTAACGGGAGACGGCGATGGCGATGACGAAAGCGTCTTGGTTGAATTGGATAAAGTGCCTGCCAACATCAAATCTTTGTTTGTTACCGTTACCATTCACGATGCGGATTTGCGTAAACAAAATTTTGGGCAAGTGAGCAATGCCTTTGTGCGTTTGGTCAATCACGAAACGGGACAGGAAGTGTTGCGCTTTGATTTGTCGGAAGATTACAGCACGGAAACCGCCATGGTGTTTGGCGAAGTGTATCGCCACAATGGGGATTGGAAATTCCGCGCCATTGGTCAAGGCTATTCAGGCGGATTGTTGAGTTTGTGCCAACAATATGGTGTGAATGTGGCATAGGGCTTTCAGGCAGCCTGAAAGCGTCTTTTTATCAAAATCAGGAGTTCAATTATGGCAATCAGTTTACAAAAAGGTGGCAACATCAATTTGAGCAAAGAAGCCCCCACCTTAACCCAAATGCACATTGGTTTGGGCTGGGACGTTCGTGCCACCGATGGCGAAAGTTTTGATTTGGACGGCAGCGCGTTTTTGTTGAACAACACAAGCAAAGTACGCTCCGATGCCGATTTCATTTTCTACAACCAAAGCCAGTCCGACACGGGCGCAGTCAAACACTTGGGCGACAACCGCACAGGCGCAGGCGATGGCGATGATGAAGTGATTTTGGTGGATTTGAGCAAAGTCCCTGCCAATGTGGAAAAAATCGCCATTGCCGTAACCATTCACGATGCGGAGGCGCGTAAACAAAATTTTGGACAAGTTGCCAGCGCGTTCATTCGTTGCGTCAATGCCGACAATAATGTGGAAGTGGCACGTTTTGATTTGTCCGAAGACGCATCGGTGGAAACCGCGATGATTTTTGGCGAAATTTACCGCCACAATGGCGAATGGAAATTCAAAGCCATTGGTCAAGGTTTCAAAGGCGGCTTAGCGGCTTTGGCACAACATTTTGGCGTGAACGTGTGATGCGTTTTTCAGGCTGCCTGAATTGTCAAAAACATTTTCAGGCAGCCTGAAAACCACACCCCAAACACAAGGAGCAAACCATGCCCACCTTAACCGTAACAGGCGAACACGACCCCTTTTTGCACATCAGTTTACAGCAAGGCGAATCCATTTCTTGCGAAAGCGATGCCATGGTCATGATGGAAAGCAATTTGGATTTAACCGCCCACATGCAAGGCGGTTTGCTGGGTGCATTGGCACGGCGTTTGGTCAATGGCGAAAGTTTTTTTCAGCAACACATTCAAGCCACACGCGGTGCAGGCGATTGCTTGCTTGCGCCCCCATTTTCAGGCGACATTGAAGTGCTGGACGTGGGCGCGGTGCAATACAAAATTGCCGACACCGCCTATTTGGCAGCCACATCAGGTGTGGGTTTAACCGCACAATTACAGCGCGTGGGTGCCGCCATTTTTGCCGAAACGGGTGGCTTTTTTGTTGGGCAAACTTCGGGGGCTGGGCAAGTGGCGGTATGCGGTTTTGGCTCATTGTTTACGCTGGACGTTACCCCCAACAACCCCATTACCATAGACAACGGTCATGTGGTGGCATGGGACAGCAGCCTGAATTACCAAATCTCATTAAGCACAGGGCAAAATCGCAGTGTATTGGGCAACATCATCAACAGCATAACCAGTGGCGAAGGTGTGGTATTGCGGTTTTCAGGGGTGGGCAAAGTGGTGATTTGTTCGCGCAACATGAACAGTTTCATTGCCGAAATTCGCAATCAAATCAGCAAATAATCTTTTAGGAGCAAAATCATGGCAGTCAATTTGCAAAAAGGTCAAAAAATTTCTTTGGAAAAAGAAGCAGGCAGCAAACTCAATACCGTTATCATGGGTTTGGGTTGGGACGCAGCAAAAAAATCAGGTGGATTTTTAAGCGGCTTGTTTGGTGGCGGTGAAAAAGCCATTGATTTGGACGCATCTTGCCTGATGTTTGATGAGAAAGGCGAACTGCAAGACATCGTGTATTTCAATCATTTACACAGCAACGATGGTTCAATCCAACACAGTGGCGACAACCGCACAGGTGCTGGCGATGGCGATGATGAGCAAATTACCGTGGCATTGAATCGCGTTCCCGACAACATCAAATCGCTGGTGTTTACGGTCAGCAATTACACAGGACAGGATTTCAGCAGCGTGGAAAATGCCTATTGTCGCCTGCTCAATGGCGAAAATGGGCAAGAAATTGCGCGTTACAATTTGTCGGCACAGGGCAACCACACCGCGCAAATCATGGCAAAAGTGTATCGCCACAATGGGGAATGGAAAATGCACGCGATTGGCGAAAACAGCCATGGTTCAACACCCGATAAAATCGTGCCACGCATTTTGCCGCATTTGTGAGAAATGGGGTTCAGGCTGCCTGAACCCCAATTTTTATTGTGTTGATGTTTGTTTAAAACGCCTTTTCGCATATTTGAAATGGTATGAATCGTATTGTGGCAAGATTTTTTGCATTTCATCAACGGAAACCACTTGCAATTTTTTACCCCAACAAGCTTGTGGAATGTATTGCGGGTTACTGACCACTTGAATGACATCTGGTTCAGATTTTCGCCATGCCAATAGTGTACCTTCGGGTAAGCCACAATATTTATCAGGTGCATTTTTTAATTCAATGAAAAAATAATGTATCACTTGATTACTGTCCACCATAACATTGAACGGATAAAAATCCATATCGTCATTTTGTGAATGGTCTGGGTTTCTTGATAATGTTGCTAGCCATAAGCCTTGTTTGACACCTGTGAATGTGTCATTTGGTCTTTCAATGCTTTTTACGGAGAAAGTGGTTTGAAAAGCAGGCAGTGAAACAGTTTGCCCTTGTTTTAAGAAACAAGTATGTAAATAAACATAAGGTTCAGCCGATTGCGTGTAGGGAATTTTGTTTACGCTTTCTTGTTGAAATTGCCATTTTAATTCATCGCACAGCCATTTTCCTATTGCCATAGTTTGAGCGGGCTGGGTTTCAATCATAGGGGCATTTGCCCATTTTTGATTCAGATACAGTTGTCGTTTTATGCTTTTTATCGGGATACCATGCCAAATTACGGGTTGTGGAAATGTGGCATAAATAAACCGATTGGGGTCAGATTGTGTGCGTTTTATGTTGGTGTCAGTTTCCAGTACTGTTCCTGCTGGCATGGTAATGCCCGCAATTTGTTGTGCTTGATTAAGGATAATTCGGTTTTCTGGCGTGGTGTTTTGAGATTGGCGTTTTTTAACTTCTTCTCTAAATGAAGATACAGCGAGGTATGTCGATGCGAGAAAGAAAAAGTCCACAAACAATAAGAAAAAATTACAAAGAATTGTAAACCAAGTGATTTGATTATTGTGATGCAAGCGTAGACTGTGTCTGAAATAAGCAAAGCGCAATATAAAATAAATTGCGGCAATCGAAAGTGTGAGCTTGAACATATTGACAAATCTAATGGGTATGGGGTCTGTGGCTGTATCAAGTGCAGCTACCGCCAAACCCATTGGCAAAACCATCATGCCAATCAAGCAAGCGATTTTTTGTATTTTATTCATGGCTTTTCCTTTCGTAAAAATGGATTTCAGGCAGCCTGAAAATGCGCTCAAACACATTTCAGGCTGCCTGACTATTTTTACAACGCAATGTTTTTCAATTTGGCAACGGTGTTGATGTCCTTATCGCCACGCCCCGACAAATTGACCAAAATCACTTGGTCTTTGCCCATTTTCGGGGCATTTTCCACCGCCCACGCCAGCGCGTGTGAACTTTCCAACGCAGGAATAATGCCTTCATATTGGCACAATAAATCAAAGGCTTGCAAAGCGGCTTCATCATTGGCGGCATGGTATTCCACGCGCCCAATATCGTGCAAATGGCTGTGTTCGGGTCCAATACCAGGGTAATCCAAACCTGCGGAAACCGAATGCGTTCCCAATACTTGACCGTTTTCGTCTTGCATCAAATAGCTGCGGAAACCGTGCAACACGCCAATCGGTGCGCCCGATGTAATGGGCGCGGCATGGTCGGGGGTGTGTACACCGTGTCCGCCTGCTTCCACGCCAATCAAACGCACCGAAGTTTCTGAAATATATGGGTAAAATAAACCAATCGCGTTTGAACCGCCACCCACGCAAGCCACCGCCACATCGGGCTGCCTGCCTATGGCTTTGAGCATTTGTTCTTTGGCTTCGTTGCCAATCACGCATTGGAAATCGCGCACCATTTCGGGATAAGGCGCAGGACCTGCTGCTGTGCCGATGATGTAAAAGGTGTCGTCCACACGCGCCACCCATTCGCGCATGGCTTCGTTCATCGCGTCTTTGAGCGTGCGGCTGCCACTGTCCACGCTGACCACGTTCGCACCCAATAATTTCATGCGGAACACGTTGGGGGCTTGGCGTTGAATGTCGTCCGCGCCCATGTAAACGTGGCATTCCATGCCAAAACGGGCGGCTACGGTTGCGCTTGCCACGCCGTGTTGTCCTGCCCCTGTTTCAGCGATGACGCGCTTTTTGCCCATGCGTTTGGCGAGCAAGGCTTGACCGATGGTGTTGTTCACTTTGTGTGCGCCTGTGTGGTTCAAATCTTCGCGTTTGAGCCAGATTTGTGCGCCACCCAATTTTTCAGACAGCCTTGCCGCATGGTAAACGGGGCTGGGGCGACCGACATAGTTTGCCAAATCGCGGTGAAATTCTGCCCAAAATTCGGGGTCTTGTTTGGCTTCTTGGTAGGCTTGCGCGAGTTCTTGCAAGGCGGGGATAAGGGTTTCGGCAACGTACACGCCACCGTGTTCGCCAAAAAAGCCTTGTTCATTGGGGGCTTGGTAGTTTTGCATATTTTGTTCCTTTCGGATAAGGGGAATGGAATGGGAAATGGGGTTTCAGGCTGCCTGAAAATAAAACGTGCCACCACATTTACCCCTTCTCCCTGTGGGAGAGGGCTGGGGTGAGGGCAAAACGTGCCAGAAACTGAACGGTTTACCCTCTCCCTAACCCTCTCCCATTGAGAGAGGGGACGGGGTGCGGCAAATCAAAAATGCAATGGAAATTTTATCAAGAAAATGCTGGCTGCAAAATGTGATGTGCCAAGCACCGAAAAGCGTGGGTGTGGCGGCGCAACGCCACGTTCAGAACAATTAAAGGACTTTGTTTTCAGGCAGCTTGCGCTTTCAGGCTGCCTGAAAATGGCTCAAATGGCTAAAAATGGCACAATCAACGGTGCGAGAAAGGCGGTCATTACGCCATTTAAAATCAAGCCCAATGTGGCGTAGGCGGCAAAACGTCCGCTTTTTTCCAAGCAGGTGGCGATGCCTATGGCGTGCGATGCCGTGCCTTGCGCCACCGATTTGGATATGGGATTGTGTATGCCGTATTTCATGGCGGCAAATCCGACCATTTGTCCTGTTAAGCCTGCCACAATCACGCCTGCCGCGCTCACGGCTGGCACACCACCCAAAACTTGGGTAACCTCCAAGGCAATGGGTAAGGTTACGGATTTGGCAACCAGTGCCACGCTCACTTCGCGGCTTGCGCCCAAGGCGTTGGCAATCCATACGCCCGACACGATGCCCACCACACAACCCACCACTTGCGAGGCGATAATCGGCAGCCATTGGGCGCGGATTTTTTGCCATTGCAAATAAAGCGGTATCGCCAAACACACCACAGCAGGCTGCAACCAAAAGCCGATGAGTTTGCCTGTTTTTTCAAATTCGCTGTATGGGGTGTCGGTTAATTTCAGGTAAACAATGAAAAAAATCGTGCCAAACAGCATGGGATTGACAAAGGGATTGCCTGTGCGTTTGCGTATGGTAACGGTCAGCCAATACACACACACCAGCAGCAATAAAATCAAAAAAGGGCTGGCTGCCACATAAGTGTTTGAACTC is a genomic window containing:
- a CDS encoding TerD family protein, whose amino-acid sequence is MAVNLQKGQKISLEKEAGSKLNTVIMGLGWDAAKKSGGFLSGLFGGGEKAIDLDASCLMFDEKGELQDIVYFNHLHSNDGSIQHSGDNRTGAGDGDDEQITVALNRVPDNIKSLVFTVSNYTGQDFSSVENAYCRLLNGENGQEIARYNLSAQGNHTAQIMAKVYRHNGEWKMHAIGENSHGSTPDKIVPRILPHL
- a CDS encoding TerC/Alx family metal homeostasis membrane protein, coding for MNEHLGFPAETVAVFVILSVGAIAIDLFAHKDNKPMSLKSASLWSLFWVLVSVAFGVFLWVHHGSEMASLFFTGYALEKVLSVDNLFLMMAVFAWFKVPEGLRHRVLYWGIIGAIVFRMIFVAIGTGLLALGPYVELIFALIVGWTAVMMLKQGDEADENEDYSEHLAYRWVHKFFPVFPRLHGHHFFLNAAELQQAREAHPDVKLELAGEDVHHPENSHPTPMKAGQWVATPLFLCLAVIELSDVMFAFDSVPAVIAVSKEPLIVYSAMMFAILGLRTLYFVLEALKGYLVHLEKAVIVLLFFIAFKLGLAATNHLFHHGFEISPNASLVVVAVVLILGVVASFVFPEKNDNQPNSSE
- the trpB gene encoding tryptophan synthase subunit beta; translation: MQNYQAPNEQGFFGEHGGVYVAETLIPALQELAQAYQEAKQDPEFWAEFHRDLANYVGRPSPVYHAARLSEKLGGAQIWLKREDLNHTGAHKVNNTIGQALLAKRMGKKRVIAETGAGQHGVASATVAARFGMECHVYMGADDIQRQAPNVFRMKLLGANVVSVDSGSRTLKDAMNEAMREWVARVDDTFYIIGTAAGPAPYPEMVRDFQCVIGNEAKEQMLKAIGRQPDVAVACVGGGSNAIGLFYPYISETSVRLIGVEAGGHGVHTPDHAAPITSGAPIGVLHGFRSYLMQDENGQVLGTHSVSAGLDYPGIGPEHSHLHDIGRVEYHAANDEAALQAFDLLCQYEGIIPALESSHALAWAVENAPKMGKDQVILVNLSGRGDKDINTVAKLKNIAL
- a CDS encoding TerD family protein, translated to MAVTLSKGQNVSLSKTDPLLKHILIGLGWDARSSDGQAFDLDASVFMTNEQGKVPSDECFVFYNQLVSPCASVQHTGDNLTGDGDGDDESVLVELDKVPANIKSLFVTVTIHDADLRKQNFGQVSNAFVRLVNHETGQEVLRFDLSEDYSTETAMVFGEVYRHNGDWKFRAIGQGYSGGLLSLCQQYGVNVA
- a CDS encoding LrgB family protein — protein: MSSNTYVAASPFLILLLLVCVYWLTVTIRKRTGNPFVNPMLFGTIFFIVYLKLTDTPYSEFEKTGKLIGFWLQPAVVCLAIPLYLQWQKIRAQWLPIIASQVVGCVVGIVSGVWIANALGASREVSVALVAKSVTLPIALEVTQVLGGVPAVSAAGVIVAGLTGQMVGFAAMKYGIHNPISKSVAQGTASHAIGIATCLEKSGRFAAYATLGLILNGVMTAFLAPLIVPFLAI
- a CDS encoding TIGR00266 family protein, whose translation is MPTLTVTGEHDPFLHISLQQGESISCESDAMVMMESNLDLTAHMQGGLLGALARRLVNGESFFQQHIQATRGAGDCLLAPPFSGDIEVLDVGAVQYKIADTAYLAATSGVGLTAQLQRVGAAIFAETGGFFVGQTSGAGQVAVCGFGSLFTLDVTPNNPITIDNGHVVAWDSSLNYQISLSTGQNRSVLGNIINSITSGEGVVLRFSGVGKVVICSRNMNSFIAEIRNQISK
- a CDS encoding TerD family protein; amino-acid sequence: MAISLQKGGNINLSKEAPTLTQMHIGLGWDVRATDGESFDLDGSAFLLNNTSKVRSDADFIFYNQSQSDTGAVKHLGDNRTGAGDGDDEVILVDLSKVPANVEKIAIAVTIHDAEARKQNFGQVASAFIRCVNADNNVEVARFDLSEDASVETAMIFGEIYRHNGEWKFKAIGQGFKGGLAALAQHFGVNV